The proteins below are encoded in one region of Caulobacter henricii:
- a CDS encoding glycosyltransferase family 2 protein — MDEPLFTILLPVVRPPDLLPFAVASVQAQSESRFELMIISDGAPRETLAAARRMAVADHRIRVFDFPKGERHGEAHRHTVLEQARGRFVCQIGDDDQWLPNHLTEMGLLLEKVGFGNLTHATVEADGTLSSTAGDLSLEGLRRLMCEKDFNLFGPSAAGYRLEAYRALAVGWSPAPEGLWTDLAMWRKFLAAPGITAGTRQSVTSVHFAASLRRDWPMERRVAEAAHYAALIATPAGQDAIRQAVTSAIVTRFWASRAQEVALAERVGTLQQRVVSLEAEITMLKSGSSPP; from the coding sequence ATGGACGAGCCCCTGTTCACGATCCTGCTGCCCGTTGTGCGTCCGCCCGACCTGCTACCCTTTGCGGTCGCGTCCGTGCAGGCTCAGTCCGAGTCCAGGTTTGAACTGATGATCATCAGTGACGGTGCCCCGCGGGAGACCCTGGCTGCAGCCAGGCGAATGGCGGTGGCCGACCACCGGATTCGGGTGTTTGATTTTCCCAAGGGGGAACGCCACGGCGAAGCCCATCGCCATACCGTTCTGGAACAGGCCCGGGGCCGCTTTGTCTGCCAGATCGGTGATGATGATCAGTGGTTGCCCAACCATCTGACTGAGATGGGCCTGCTGCTTGAGAAGGTCGGGTTCGGCAATCTGACCCATGCCACGGTCGAGGCCGATGGGACCCTGTCGTCTACGGCCGGTGATCTTTCGCTCGAAGGCCTGCGTCGACTCATGTGCGAAAAGGATTTCAACCTCTTCGGGCCAAGTGCTGCAGGCTACCGGCTTGAGGCCTATCGCGCTCTCGCGGTCGGCTGGTCTCCGGCTCCGGAAGGGCTTTGGACCGACCTTGCCATGTGGCGGAAGTTTCTGGCCGCGCCTGGCATCACGGCCGGAACACGGCAGTCGGTCACATCGGTCCACTTCGCGGCCTCGCTCCGCCGTGACTGGCCGATGGAGCGTCGGGTTGCTGAGGCAGCCCACTATGCGGCCCTGATCGCCACTCCGGCCGGGCAGGACGCGATAAGGCAGGCCGTGACCAGCGCCATCGTCACCCGGTTCTGGGCCAGCCGTGCTCAAGAGGTCGCCTTGGCCGAACGGGTGGGGACATTGCAGCAGCGCGTGGTCAGTCTTGAGGCCGAGATCACGATGCTGAAGTCCGGTTCGTCGCCCCCCTAA
- a CDS encoding acylase, with protein MGLLSRLAWVGLIAGLALPAHAADDLNRLKARAAGVEIIRDTWGIAHIHGKTDADAVFGMAYAQAEDDFNRVETNYITSLGRTAEAEGEKAIWSDLRQRLFIDPVRLKADYAASPAWLKALMNGWADGLNYYLATHPKVKPRTITRFEPWMALSFSEGSIGGDIERISLSQLEAFYGKRELALTDDEKGLTFREPTGSNGIAIAPSHTLAGNALLLINPHTSFFFRSEQQVRSDEGLNAYGAATWGQFFIYQGFNATAGWMHTSSGVDVVDEFVETLVEKDGKRFYRYGKALRPVISETIVIPYRAADGTRAERRFTVYRTHHGPIVREAGGKWISVALMNKPVAALEQSFLRTKATDYAAFMKVAALKANSSNNTLFADSKGTIAYLHPQFIPRRDDRFDYTQPVDGADPATDWKGLHDLDEAPRVVNPANGWAMNTNNWPYSAAGPDSPRQADFPKYMDTFGENPRGLHAIRVLQDRKDFTLPGLLGAAYDPYLTAFARLVPTLTAAYDATASDDPLKARLADQVALLKAWDFKWSTRSEATSLAVFWGEALWTTAAPAAKAKGVNVYDYMADVATPAEKLKALAEASDRLTADFGSWRTPWGQINRFQRLTGDIVQPFDDAQPSIAVPFTSAQWGSLASFGAKRWPGTKKYYGTLGNSFVAVVEFGDRVRARAISAGGESGDPASPHFNDQALRYSLGNLRDVYFYPEDLKGHIERTYRPGQ; from the coding sequence ATGGGTTTACTCAGCAGGCTGGCATGGGTTGGGCTGATTGCGGGACTTGCCCTCCCCGCTCACGCGGCCGACGACCTGAACCGCCTGAAGGCCCGGGCCGCCGGGGTCGAGATCATCCGCGACACCTGGGGCATAGCCCACATCCACGGCAAGACTGACGCCGACGCCGTATTTGGCATGGCCTATGCCCAGGCCGAGGATGACTTCAACCGGGTTGAAACCAACTACATCACGTCCCTGGGCCGCACGGCGGAAGCCGAGGGCGAAAAGGCGATCTGGAGCGACCTGCGCCAGCGGCTATTCATCGATCCAGTGCGGCTCAAGGCCGACTACGCCGCCAGCCCGGCCTGGCTGAAGGCGCTGATGAACGGCTGGGCCGATGGCCTGAACTACTATCTTGCCACCCATCCCAAGGTGAAGCCGCGCACGATCACGCGGTTCGAACCCTGGATGGCCCTGAGCTTTTCGGAAGGCAGCATCGGCGGCGATATTGAGCGGATCTCGCTCAGCCAGCTGGAAGCCTTTTACGGCAAGCGCGAGCTGGCCCTGACCGACGACGAAAAGGGGCTGACCTTTCGCGAACCCACGGGCTCGAACGGGATCGCCATCGCGCCGAGCCATACCCTGGCCGGCAACGCCTTGCTGCTGATCAATCCCCACACCTCGTTCTTCTTCCGCTCAGAACAGCAGGTGCGCAGCGACGAGGGCCTGAACGCCTATGGCGCAGCGACCTGGGGCCAATTCTTCATCTACCAGGGCTTCAACGCCACGGCGGGCTGGATGCACACCTCCAGCGGCGTCGATGTGGTCGACGAATTTGTGGAAACCCTCGTCGAGAAAGACGGAAAACGCTTCTACCGCTATGGCAAGGCCCTTCGGCCGGTCATCAGCGAGACCATCGTCATCCCCTACCGCGCGGCCGACGGTACCCGGGCGGAGCGGCGCTTCACGGTCTATCGCACCCACCACGGCCCGATCGTGCGCGAAGCCGGTGGCAAGTGGATCAGCGTCGCCCTGATGAACAAGCCCGTGGCAGCGCTGGAGCAGTCGTTCCTGCGCACCAAGGCCACCGACTATGCTGCGTTCATGAAGGTGGCGGCGCTGAAGGCCAATTCGTCGAACAACACCCTGTTTGCCGACTCCAAAGGCACCATCGCCTACCTGCACCCGCAGTTCATTCCCCGGCGCGACGACCGCTTTGACTATACCCAGCCGGTCGACGGGGCGGATCCGGCCACAGACTGGAAAGGCCTGCATGATCTCGACGAGGCCCCGCGGGTCGTGAACCCCGCCAATGGCTGGGCGATGAACACCAATAACTGGCCCTATTCGGCGGCCGGCCCTGACAGCCCCCGGCAGGCCGACTTCCCCAAATACATGGACACCTTCGGCGAAAACCCGCGTGGCCTGCATGCCATACGGGTGCTGCAGGACCGCAAGGACTTCACCCTGCCCGGCCTGCTCGGCGCGGCCTATGACCCCTATCTGACCGCCTTCGCACGACTGGTCCCGACCCTGACGGCGGCCTATGACGCCACCGCGAGCGATGATCCGCTCAAGGCCAGGCTGGCCGATCAGGTCGCCCTTTTGAAAGCTTGGGACTTCAAGTGGTCGACCAGATCTGAGGCGACGTCCCTCGCGGTCTTCTGGGGCGAGGCCCTGTGGACGACGGCCGCACCTGCGGCCAAGGCCAAGGGCGTCAATGTCTATGACTATATGGCCGATGTGGCGACGCCGGCGGAGAAGCTGAAGGCCCTGGCCGAAGCCTCGGATCGCCTCACTGCCGACTTCGGCTCCTGGCGCACGCCCTGGGGCCAGATCAACCGCTTCCAGCGCCTCACGGGCGACATCGTCCAGCCCTTCGATGACGCGCAGCCCAGCATTGCCGTGCCCTTCACCTCGGCCCAGTGGGGCTCGCTGGCCTCGTTTGGTGCCAAGCGCTGGCCGGGGACCAAAAAGTACTACGGCACCCTGGGTAACAGCTTCGTGGCGGTGGTCGAATTCGGCGACAGGGTGCGGGCCCGTGCCATCTCGGCCGGCGGCGAAAGCGGTGATCCGGCCTCGCCGCACTTCAATGACCAAGCGCTGCGCTACAGTCTCGGCAATCTGCGAGACGTGTACTTCTATCCGGAAGACCTGAAGGGCCACATTGAGCGAACCTACCGGCCCGGCCAGTAG
- the cckA gene encoding cell cycle histidine kinase CckA gives MAELPVQDITETGATRRRFDPYIWGAAIFFVAAAGLAAVPALRAGPATLAGLLLLGGVAGVAILGLVAIRASAHHESDLDAAEGFIDALSEPTALVAADGRLLAANAAWRQIMGDARRLPKGVAGSGLFAALVRARKGEVAEGLLRVDSEDRVATVSRLAGGRLLVRLAPPAVVASLAAEAPPVAIVETRAPPPGSLDAFSGASPFGAALLEGLDPFNSRILEANPALSAMAGPTAKAGVLFGDLIEPTTRAEAESRMAGGKAGPFEVRLSRDPTRIAHLYLYRAEGRLVAYMIDVSEQKQIELQLAQAQKMQAIGQLAGGVAHDFNNLLTAIQLRLDELLHRHPVGDPSYEGLNEIRQTGVRAADLVRKLLAFSRKQTVQREVLDLGELISEFEVLLRRLLREDVKLITDYGRDLPQVRADKSQLETAVMNLAVNARDAVRAAKGGGIVRIRTARLTQDEAVSLGFPGAEGDTAFIEVSDDGPGIPPDVMGKIFDPFFTTKPVGEGTGLGLATVYGIVKQSDGWIHVHSRPDEGAAFRIFLPVHVPTAAAIAEAAAVAAEPPKARPPRDLSGAGRILFVEDEDAVRGVAARLLRARGYEVLEACDGEEALLIAEANAGTIDLLISDVIMPGIDGPTLLKKARGYLGNAPVMFISGYAEAEFSDLLEGETGVTFLPKPIDIKTLAERVKQQLQAA, from the coding sequence ATGGCCGAACTGCCCGTCCAGGACATCACTGAAACCGGTGCCACGCGCCGGCGCTTCGACCCCTATATCTGGGGCGCAGCGATCTTTTTCGTGGCCGCTGCCGGACTGGCTGCCGTCCCGGCCCTGCGCGCCGGTCCCGCCACCCTTGCCGGACTGCTGCTGCTGGGCGGGGTCGCCGGCGTCGCGATCCTGGGCCTTGTCGCCATCCGGGCCTCGGCCCACCACGAGAGCGACCTCGACGCTGCCGAAGGTTTCATCGACGCCCTGAGCGAACCCACCGCCCTGGTGGCCGCCGACGGACGGCTGCTCGCCGCCAATGCCGCCTGGCGGCAGATCATGGGAGACGCCCGGCGCCTGCCCAAGGGCGTCGCCGGCTCGGGTCTGTTCGCAGCCCTGGTCCGCGCCCGCAAGGGCGAGGTGGCCGAAGGCCTGCTGCGCGTGGACAGCGAGGACCGCGTTGCGACCGTGTCCCGTCTCGCCGGCGGACGCCTGCTGGTCCGTCTGGCTCCGCCCGCCGTTGTCGCCAGCCTCGCGGCCGAGGCTCCGCCCGTGGCCATCGTCGAGACAAGGGCACCGCCGCCGGGATCGCTGGACGCCTTTTCCGGGGCCTCACCGTTCGGCGCGGCCTTGCTGGAAGGGCTTGATCCTTTCAATTCCCGTATCCTCGAGGCCAATCCGGCCCTGTCGGCCATGGCGGGTCCAACCGCCAAGGCCGGGGTGCTGTTTGGCGACCTGATCGAACCGACAACCCGCGCCGAGGCCGAGAGCCGCATGGCCGGCGGCAAGGCCGGTCCCTTCGAGGTGCGGCTGTCGCGCGACCCGACCCGCATCGCCCACCTCTATCTCTACCGGGCCGAGGGGCGGCTGGTCGCCTATATGATCGATGTCTCCGAGCAGAAGCAGATCGAGCTGCAGCTGGCTCAGGCCCAGAAGATGCAGGCCATCGGCCAGCTGGCCGGCGGCGTGGCCCATGACTTCAACAATCTGCTGACGGCAATTCAGCTGCGCCTGGACGAGCTCCTGCACCGCCATCCCGTCGGTGACCCGTCCTACGAAGGCCTGAACGAGATCCGTCAGACAGGGGTCCGGGCTGCCGATCTGGTTCGCAAGCTGCTGGCCTTCTCGCGCAAGCAGACCGTGCAGCGTGAAGTTCTGGACCTGGGCGAGCTGATCTCGGAATTCGAGGTCCTGCTGCGCCGCCTGCTGCGCGAAGACGTCAAGCTGATCACCGACTATGGCCGCGACCTACCGCAGGTGCGGGCCGACAAGAGCCAGCTGGAAACGGCGGTCATGAATCTGGCCGTCAACGCCCGCGACGCTGTACGGGCGGCCAAGGGCGGCGGTATTGTCCGCATTCGCACCGCCCGCCTGACCCAGGACGAAGCCGTGTCTCTGGGTTTCCCGGGTGCCGAGGGCGATACGGCCTTCATCGAAGTGTCTGACGATGGTCCGGGCATTCCCCCCGACGTCATGGGCAAGATCTTTGACCCCTTCTTCACCACCAAGCCGGTGGGCGAAGGCACGGGCCTGGGCCTGGCTACCGTCTATGGCATCGTCAAGCAGAGCGACGGCTGGATCCATGTGCACAGCCGCCCTGACGAGGGTGCGGCCTTCCGGATCTTCCTGCCGGTCCATGTGCCCACCGCTGCCGCGATCGCCGAAGCGGCTGCTGTGGCCGCCGAGCCGCCCAAGGCCCGTCCGCCGCGCGATCTTTCAGGGGCCGGCCGCATCCTGTTCGTCGAGGACGAGGACGCCGTCCGCGGCGTGGCCGCCCGCCTGCTGCGGGCGCGCGGCTATGAGGTGCTGGAGGCCTGCGATGGCGAGGAAGCCCTGCTGATCGCCGAGGCCAATGCCGGCACGATCGACCTGCTGATTAGCGATGTGATCATGCCCGGTATCGACGGTCCGACCCTTTTGAAGAAGGCTCGCGGCTATCTTGGCAATGCGCCGGTGATGTTCATCAGCGGCTATGCCGAGGCCGAGTTCAGCGACCTGCTCGAGGGCGAGACGGGCGTGACCTTCCTGCCCAAGCCCATCGACATCAAGACCCTGGCCGAGCGGGTCAAGCAGCAGCTTCAGGCCGCCTAG
- the flhB gene encoding flagellar biosynthesis protein FlhB, which produces MAEDTDKESKTEEPSAKKLSDARAKGDVAKSQDVPQLASLLGAVMVILMAGGWLTRDLSAALVPFLAHAGQMDVSSGGAVVIARQAIMAALPPLVLVMVVTAVFGFVAHVGQTGFMMTPEKIKPDFSKLDLIKGLGRLFGIDGLVQFAKSALKFILTGVIAYYVLKPHTGEVINMVGMDPSAMIPVAMKLATKLFLAVLILLTMTAGFDWFWQRQRFMTRMRMTLQEVKDEYKQSDGDPHIKAKRRQIQMQRSRQRMMQAVPKATVVVMNPTHYAVALKYEPGETPAPLCVAKGMDDLALKIRAVAEEHGVPVLEDPPLARALYATVEIDEEIPADHFEAVAKVIGFIMNGKKPKPRARPL; this is translated from the coding sequence ATGGCGGAAGACACAGATAAAGAGTCAAAAACAGAAGAACCTTCAGCGAAGAAGCTGTCGGACGCCCGGGCCAAGGGAGACGTCGCCAAAAGTCAGGACGTTCCTCAGTTGGCTTCGCTTCTCGGGGCCGTGATGGTCATCCTGATGGCCGGTGGCTGGCTGACCCGCGACCTCTCGGCAGCCCTGGTGCCGTTCCTGGCCCATGCCGGCCAGATGGATGTCAGCAGCGGCGGGGCCGTTGTGATCGCCCGCCAGGCCATCATGGCCGCTTTGCCGCCCCTGGTTCTGGTGATGGTGGTGACCGCCGTGTTCGGCTTTGTCGCCCATGTGGGACAGACCGGCTTCATGATGACGCCGGAGAAGATCAAACCCGACTTCAGCAAACTCGACCTGATCAAGGGCCTGGGGCGTCTGTTCGGCATCGACGGCCTCGTGCAGTTCGCCAAGTCGGCCCTGAAGTTCATCCTGACCGGCGTCATCGCCTATTATGTGCTCAAGCCGCACACCGGCGAGGTCATCAATATGGTCGGTATGGATCCGTCCGCGATGATCCCGGTGGCGATGAAGCTGGCCACCAAGCTGTTCCTGGCGGTGCTGATCCTGCTGACCATGACGGCCGGCTTTGACTGGTTCTGGCAGCGTCAGCGGTTCATGACCCGCATGCGCATGACCCTTCAGGAGGTCAAGGACGAGTACAAGCAGTCGGATGGTGACCCGCACATCAAGGCCAAGCGCCGTCAGATCCAGATGCAGCGCTCGCGCCAAAGAATGATGCAGGCCGTGCCCAAGGCGACTGTCGTGGTCATGAACCCGACCCACTATGCCGTGGCCTTGAAGTACGAGCCGGGCGAGACGCCTGCGCCGCTCTGCGTGGCCAAGGGCATGGACGATCTGGCCCTGAAGATCCGTGCCGTCGCCGAGGAGCACGGCGTGCCGGTTCTGGAAGATCCGCCCCTGGCGCGCGCGCTCTATGCGACGGTCGAGATCGATGAAGAAATTCCGGCCGATCATTTCGAAGCCGTGGCCAAGGTCATCGGCTTCATCATGAACGGCAAGAAGCCCAAGCCGCGGGCCCGGCCCCTGTGA
- the fliR gene encoding flagellar biosynthetic protein FliR: MDSYATAAQVYVAGLVFARVGAMVMLMPGIGDDSVPPRIRLSFALLMALLLTPLVQNTVGGVPTSVGGLWGQVIHEILIGLMIGSVLKLFFTAMSTAGEVISMQTTLSFAQTTNPSMGQSSTAVATFLSMLGLTLIMATDLHHLFIGAIVKSYDLFPFSRAVPVNDAATLAVRTVADSFSLGVQLAAPVIVFSLVFNLAVGLVGRVMPAFQIFFVASPLSVILGLSLLALSLGGIAMVWTDRYRDLLLIFN; this comes from the coding sequence TTGGACTCCTACGCGACAGCCGCCCAGGTCTATGTCGCCGGCCTCGTCTTCGCGCGGGTCGGGGCCATGGTCATGCTCATGCCCGGGATCGGCGACGACTCGGTGCCGCCTCGCATCCGCCTGTCCTTCGCCCTGCTGATGGCCCTGCTGCTGACACCGCTGGTCCAGAATACCGTCGGCGGCGTGCCGACCAGCGTCGGCGGCCTGTGGGGTCAGGTGATCCATGAGATCCTGATCGGCCTGATGATCGGCTCGGTGCTGAAGCTGTTCTTCACCGCCATGTCGACGGCCGGCGAAGTCATTTCGATGCAGACCACCCTGTCCTTCGCCCAGACCACCAACCCGTCGATGGGCCAGTCCAGCACGGCGGTGGCGACCTTTCTGTCGATGCTCGGCCTGACCCTGATCATGGCCACCGACCTGCATCACCTGTTCATCGGGGCGATCGTCAAGTCTTACGACCTTTTCCCGTTCAGCCGCGCCGTGCCGGTCAATGACGCGGCGACCCTGGCGGTGCGCACCGTGGCCGACAGTTTTTCCCTCGGCGTGCAGCTGGCCGCTCCGGTGATCGTGTTCTCCCTGGTCTTCAATCTGGCGGTCGGCCTGGTCGGACGGGTCATGCCGGCCTTCCAGATCTTCTTTGTGGCCTCGCCGCTCAGCGTGATCCTCGGACTGTCTCTGCTGGCCCTCAGCCTTGGCGGCATCGCCATGGTGTGGACAGACCGCTACCGCGACCTCCTGTTGATCTTCAACTAG
- a CDS encoding TonB family protein, producing MIASLVLAAALSNSAPAKADPDLLIPASQPREAVAILNCLVTDDGHLTACTVEGESSPELGVGDAALKMASQFQVDLLGPDGKSRAGSYIQVPVRIRIR from the coding sequence GTGATTGCTTCGCTTGTTCTCGCCGCTGCTCTTTCCAATTCTGCGCCGGCCAAGGCCGATCCGGACCTGCTGATCCCGGCGTCCCAGCCGCGCGAAGCCGTCGCCATTCTGAACTGCCTGGTCACGGACGATGGCCATCTGACCGCCTGCACCGTCGAGGGCGAAAGCTCACCGGAACTGGGCGTCGGCGACGCCGCCCTGAAGATGGCCTCCCAGTTCCAGGTCGACCTGCTGGGTCCTGACGGCAAGAGCCGGGCCGGGTCCTACATCCAGGTTCCGGTGCGGATCCGGATCCGCTAG
- a CDS encoding Gfo/Idh/MocA family protein, which yields MRIGLVGCGRWGRHILRDLKAAGVEVHVAVRGAESRDRAMAGGANGIVDDAAELPEMDGYVVATPTATHADVLEGLVGTGKPLFVEKPMANDLARARRLVEQAGERLFVMDKWRYHPVIEAMREEIAAGNIGDVLGINLIRQGWSNPHRDVSALWILAPHDLSIVLHLTGRIPPVIAAFPAADGRADLGMTAHLGGPGLPNVMLDIGIASPEHRRRCLVIGSRGCLELRDGYEERLFIRDGAPGDPAAQERIRMTSDVMPLRAELDRFLDFVAGQGPAPMSSAAEGLLIVERLTEIEAILSAGRA from the coding sequence ATGCGGATCGGACTGGTCGGTTGCGGCCGTTGGGGGCGCCACATCCTTCGCGACCTGAAGGCTGCCGGCGTCGAGGTTCATGTGGCGGTGCGTGGCGCTGAATCCCGGGACCGCGCGATGGCGGGCGGCGCGAACGGCATTGTCGACGACGCTGCCGAACTGCCCGAGATGGATGGCTATGTGGTCGCGACGCCCACCGCCACCCATGCTGATGTGCTGGAGGGTCTTGTCGGCACCGGCAAGCCCCTGTTTGTCGAAAAGCCGATGGCCAATGACCTCGCGAGGGCGCGTCGTCTGGTCGAGCAAGCCGGTGAGCGGCTCTTCGTCATGGACAAGTGGCGCTACCATCCCGTGATCGAAGCCATGCGCGAAGAAATCGCCGCCGGAAATATTGGTGACGTCCTCGGCATCAACCTGATCCGCCAAGGCTGGTCTAACCCGCACAGGGACGTGAGTGCGCTTTGGATCCTGGCTCCGCATGATCTTTCGATCGTCCTGCATCTTACGGGTCGGATTCCACCGGTGATTGCCGCGTTCCCGGCGGCAGACGGGCGGGCTGATCTTGGCATGACGGCACACCTGGGCGGACCAGGCCTGCCCAATGTGATGCTGGATATCGGCATTGCCAGTCCGGAGCACCGTCGGCGATGCCTGGTCATCGGGAGTCGGGGCTGTCTGGAGCTTCGGGATGGTTATGAAGAGCGCCTCTTCATTCGAGACGGTGCCCCCGGCGATCCGGCGGCGCAGGAACGCATTCGAATGACCAGCGACGTCATGCCCCTGAGGGCGGAACTGGATCGCTTTCTGGACTTTGTCGCCGGCCAGGGTCCGGCCCCGATGAGCTCGGCCGCCGAAGGCCTCCTAATTGTCGAACGACTGACCGAAATCGAGGCCATCTTGAGCGCCGGGAGGGCCTAG
- a CDS encoding dTDP-4-dehydrorhamnose 3,5-epimerase family protein, translating into MPTQIPTVRSFLSTGADLPGGLLLAPLRVHEDQRGTFAEFYREEWGFGPRPLQWNLVNSVPNTLRGVHTHADHYDYLIIIAGEMVLGLRDSRVGSPSFGWATTVRVTGEDPHIVVIPPGVSHGFCFTKPSTHVYGVTAHFVRPEESICRWNDPDLGFDWPCTDPFLSPKDAAAGSYKDMLARFSLLPLDQ; encoded by the coding sequence ATGCCAACTCAGATTCCTACTGTCAGAAGCTTCTTGTCAACCGGCGCTGACCTGCCCGGCGGCCTACTCCTGGCACCACTCCGCGTTCATGAAGACCAACGCGGCACATTTGCCGAATTCTATCGGGAAGAATGGGGTTTTGGGCCTCGGCCACTGCAGTGGAATTTGGTGAACTCGGTCCCCAATACCCTGCGGGGCGTGCACACCCATGCCGACCACTATGACTATCTGATCATCATCGCAGGCGAGATGGTCCTGGGGCTGCGTGACAGCCGGGTCGGATCCCCGTCCTTCGGCTGGGCCACTACGGTGAGGGTGACAGGCGAAGACCCGCATATTGTAGTCATCCCGCCCGGCGTCTCGCATGGGTTTTGCTTCACCAAGCCCAGTACGCACGTCTACGGGGTCACGGCCCATTTTGTCCGACCGGAAGAGTCGATCTGCCGCTGGAACGACCCGGACCTTGGATTCGACTGGCCCTGCACAGATCCCTTTCTGTCGCCGAAGGATGCGGCCGCCGGTTCTTACAAGGACATGCTGGCGCGGTTCTCCCTTCTGCCCCTGGACCAATGA
- the fliQ gene encoding flagellar biosynthesis protein FliQ: MTGAEVLDVGRDAIWLTLQLCAPVLIVGLVVGVAIGLFQALTQIQEATLVYAPKIVAIFVSLLIFLPLMGALMSGFMRQIAARIAGM; the protein is encoded by the coding sequence ATGACCGGTGCCGAAGTTCTGGATGTCGGTCGCGATGCGATCTGGCTGACCCTTCAGCTCTGCGCGCCTGTGCTGATCGTCGGCCTTGTCGTCGGCGTGGCCATCGGTCTGTTCCAGGCCCTGACCCAGATCCAGGAAGCCACCCTGGTCTATGCACCCAAGATCGTGGCGATCTTTGTCTCCCTGCTGATCTTCCTGCCGCTGATGGGGGCCCTGATGTCGGGCTTCATGCGCCAGATCGCCGCCCGCATCGCCGGCATGTAG
- a CDS encoding ribonuclease HI, with translation MTILLWTASLCRPDPGYGGWSFVRRAEGLTGPEAIKGAAGGERRTTRARMSLTALTEALASLADQPADTAVTLYLDDPALPSELVSADGAYATAESEAWVAARAAVAARPVLTLAPLTTEEPSAGFLSAWADFGLDTAKTRGSFKAAIPKPNLLKFPG, from the coding sequence ATGACCATCCTTTTATGGACCGCCAGCCTGTGCCGTCCCGATCCTGGCTATGGCGGCTGGTCCTTTGTCCGGCGCGCCGAGGGCCTGACCGGACCCGAGGCCATCAAGGGTGCAGCCGGCGGCGAGCGACGCACGACCCGCGCTAGGATGTCCCTCACCGCCCTGACCGAGGCCCTGGCCAGCCTGGCAGATCAGCCCGCCGACACCGCGGTGACCCTCTATCTCGATGACCCGGCTCTGCCGTCCGAACTGGTCAGCGCCGACGGGGCCTATGCCACTGCCGAATCCGAGGCCTGGGTGGCCGCGCGCGCAGCGGTCGCGGCGCGCCCCGTCCTGACCCTCGCGCCCCTGACGACCGAGGAGCCGTCCGCCGGTTTTCTGTCCGCCTGGGCCGATTTCGGGCTCGACACGGCCAAGACCCGCGGCAGTTTCAAGGCCGCTATCCCCAAGCCCAACCTGCTGAAGTTCCCGGGTTAG
- a CDS encoding glutathione S-transferase family protein — protein sequence MTLRIYGDTKSGNCLKVKWTAERLALPFDWIEIDILQAQSRTPEFLAMNPAGQVPAVILDDGRALAQSNAIMLHLAEGSFLIPSDGFERAKMYEWLFWEQYSHEPYVAVARFQVAYLGHPVSGLDPKLVERGNSALARLETQLQQTPYLIGERLSLADIALVAYTQVAHEGGFDLSLYPAVKAWVGRVEVALGLQ from the coding sequence ATGACCCTGCGCATCTACGGCGACACGAAATCGGGCAACTGCCTGAAGGTGAAATGGACCGCCGAGCGGCTGGCCCTGCCCTTTGACTGGATCGAGATCGACATCCTGCAGGCGCAGTCGCGGACGCCGGAGTTCCTGGCGATGAATCCGGCCGGTCAGGTCCCGGCGGTGATTCTCGACGATGGTCGCGCCCTGGCCCAGTCGAACGCCATCATGCTGCACCTGGCCGAAGGGTCGTTCCTGATCCCAAGTGATGGCTTCGAACGCGCCAAGATGTACGAGTGGCTGTTCTGGGAGCAGTACAGCCATGAGCCCTATGTCGCGGTGGCCCGGTTCCAGGTGGCCTATCTGGGCCATCCGGTCAGCGGACTGGACCCCAAGCTGGTCGAGCGCGGCAACAGCGCTCTCGCGCGGCTTGAAACACAGCTGCAACAGACTCCCTACCTGATCGGGGAGCGGCTCAGTCTGGCGGACATCGCTCTGGTGGCCTACACCCAGGTCGCCCATGAAGGCGGGTTCGACCTGTCGCTCTATCCGGCCGTCAAGGCCTGGGTGGGGCGGGTCGAGGTGGCCTTGGGCCTTCAATAG
- a CDS encoding 3D domain-containing protein: MRRTLAGILAVLAMSTALPAFAASPDSESRSDPLGDLITGALTGTIPGTLEYKMRATLYHAGAKGIRSLDSLGCKVVAMRTVAVDKTVIPRRTVLFIKETVGLPMPDGSTHDGYWYASDIGGAIKGLKLDLFSGMGRSSMAPLMALDLSSLSVSKVGEFKGCPPE; this comes from the coding sequence ATGCGTCGCACGCTCGCCGGAATTTTGGCCGTTTTGGCCATGTCCACCGCCCTCCCCGCCTTTGCCGCCAGCCCGGACTCCGAGTCGCGGTCCGACCCGCTGGGCGACCTGATCACGGGGGCTCTCACGGGCACCATTCCCGGCACGCTTGAGTACAAGATGCGGGCGACCCTCTATCATGCGGGTGCCAAAGGCATTCGCAGTCTCGACTCCCTCGGCTGCAAGGTCGTGGCCATGCGCACGGTCGCGGTCGACAAGACCGTCATCCCGCGCCGGACCGTCCTGTTCATCAAGGAAACCGTCGGCCTGCCGATGCCTGATGGTTCGACCCATGACGGCTACTGGTACGCCTCGGACATCGGCGGGGCGATCAAGGGTCTGAAACTGGACCTGTTCAGCGGCATGGGCCGGTCATCGATGGCCCCCTTGATGGCACTGGACCTGTCCAGCCTGTCCGTCAGCAAGGTCGGCGAGTTCAAGGGCTGTCCCCCCGAATAG